TGTGAAGGGCAACGCCTTTCCTGGATACTCATATCCCATCTTTCTAACAGAGGTTACTCCAGAGGGAGATATTGCTTGGGAAGCCAAATTCCAGAATACCACCGATTACTACTACTGGATCTACCGGGTACAGCGGTCTTACGATGCTCCCCTTGTGGAACTAGGTCAAGTTGAGTCGGGGACTTTGGAGCTTCAGATGTGGAATGCGTACTACGAGAACCACGAATCTCCTGCGACAGTCTCTATACTTGAAGGATCAACTGTCCTTGCAGAAGAGAGTTTCAACTTCTCTCGCTATTGGCAAGCGACGGATCTTTCGTTGGACCTGCCAGCTCTGTCTGGTGGTACGCACAACTTGACCATATCAGTTGAGAATGCTGATGGCTCGGTTGGTTCTGCGTCCATTACCGTTGAGATTCCAGCCAACTACACACCGTTTATTCTGGTTGGTGCAGGAGCTGTTGTTATAGTAGTCGCTCTTGTTGTCTACATGAAGAAACGGTAGAATCAACACAAAACGGGGCTCTATTTGGGCCCCCTTTTCTTCCTTTTTCTGAGCAGCATCGCTGTTTACTTTCATCACATTGTTTTCGCCGTTGTTTGACCCGATGGTTTATCATTACTCTGGGAGAAATGGAACCCAATATGTGGCGTTTCACAAGACCGGATTCAAGGAAAGTCTGGAACAACCCTGATGCGAAAGAGCGACTAAGCAGATACAGAGCAATTATTGATGATTCAAAATGGGCAAAATATCTGCTGACAAAAGACGTTGAAGCGGATGTTGACCTGAGCGAGTCGACAGAACAGCTCTGGGCGGTTCATGACCAGCTTTCTGAAGAATTTCAAGACTATATTGATGTTGTTGATGGAGGAGAAGAGCGAAAGAATCAAGCTAATCCACCTGAACAGAGCTTTTTGGATTTGAAGATTGAACTGGCTTATCAAATCCTTCAGAACTGCCATTTCTGTGAGCGTAAGTGTGGAGCTGATCGAACCAAAGATGAGAAGGGCTGGTGTAAGCTTGGCGAAGAATCACGGGTGTCTTCCGCGTTTTTGCATACCGGCGAAGAAGCACCACTTGTTCCAAGCGGAACCATCTTCTTTGCATCCTGCTGTTTCGGTTGTGTATTCTGTCAGAACTACGACATATCGACCAATCCGAACAATGGAAGAGCCGTCAGCCCCGAGGGGGTGGCATCCATTGCAGAACGCCTTCATGATGATGGTGCACTCAATATCAATTACGTGGGCGGAGATCCTATTCCAAATACTCACACCATTATCGCCTCAATGCAGCACCAGGAATCCAATGTTACACAGCTATGGAACTCGAATCTCTACTGCTCGGAAGACACCATGAAGCTGCTTTTCGATGTCATTGATGTTTGGTTACCTGATTTCAAGTATGGAAACAACGAGTGCGGAAATCGTCTGTCAGGCGTGACCAGGTATTTTGACGTGGTATCGAGGAATCATGCCATTGCCTACGATTCAGGTGAGGTGATTGTCAGACACCTTGTGATGCCGAATCATGTCGATTGCTGTTCTATTCCTATCCTTGAGTGGATTGCCGAGAACATCCCCCAGTGTATGGTGAATATCATGGGCCAGTACAGGCCGCAGCATAAGGTGACACGCCAACAGGAACGATTTTCAGATATTGCTCGGCCAGTGAATCGGCAAGAGATGCAGCGAGTGTTTGACAAAGCAGACGAGCTAGGGATATGCTGGAGACCAGTAAGCTAAAGCAATCCCAGGCTTCCATAGATTTCAGAATTTACAATCTTCAATCAGTTCTTCTTCTATCAGTCTTGTTTCATCGCATGCATCCAGCAATTCGTCTGTGGCACGACTCATGGGTCTTCCCTGTGGATCATAACAATCCCTGTAGTAGAGGATGATTAGAACGCCAGCTTTCTTTGCTGATATGATTGCAGGAATGAAATCACTATCCCCTGTTACAAGGAATGCTGTGTTGATTTGTTTGTCCCAGCTTAGCCGCATAAGATCTACAGTGAAAAGCACATCCACTCCCCGCTGAAAAAAATTGCCGGTTTGTGGATTATGCGCAGTTTTCCCCAGCCTGACTTCGAAGCGTGACAAACCGTTGATACTCTTCACAAACCGATCGTGGTTTGCCGCTCGGTTTTTTTCATCTTCAGTTGGCTCAGGGCTGACATACGGATTGCTATCATATACGAACGTTCGAAGCCGCTCCTTATCTCCGCAGATCAGATCCGAGAACTCCTCGAAGTTGATTCGTGGTTCACCAAAACAATATTTGAGAATCTTAGCTAGATACCCCAAGTCGATAAGGACAGCAGCTCGATCCAACTCAAGCACCACCATATTGCTCCTTTCTGGTTCACCTCACGCCAGAGCGGCTCAATGCAAATAATAACTCGGTTATACAGTTAAGGGTTCTTTGTTCGTGTTCTGATGGTTCGGTCAGACCAACGTCTGCTTCTCAAATCCGTTGCATTCTGGTCTATTCATTCTGTCCCCATATCTTTGTTACTGAAATCGTCTCTCTCAATTATCTATAAGTTTAAGACAGCGTTCTTTCACCCTCCGATACGGTAATATCCCTTTTTACCCAACTTATGATACAAAGTGTGAAAGATGAAGCGAACCAAGACAGAGCAAATCTACTTCGAGATGCTAGATGAAGAAGTGGCAAGCCTTGATAGAACTCATGAGATTGCTAAGCAAGTTATTGATGAATCCATTAATCGGGCAGATTTGCGCCAGAACTATCTTTATCCTCTGCAGGAACAAGGGAAGGTACGAAGCATAAGAAGGGGAATCTATCATGCTATCATCCCCAGCAGAAATGAGCTTCGGAGTATCCCAGATCCCTTTCTGATTGGGCATGTTGTTCGGCCGCATGGTTTTCTAGGATACCACACGGCTCTTGAGTACTATGGACTTGGCCACAGTCTGTACTATAGGGATGTGTATATTTGTGTAGAAAGCGAGAATAGACGGTTCCGTCCTTTCGAATATTACAAACGTCGGTATCGCCCAGTGGTTGTGAAGGATACTGATTCTTTCATCATCAATGCTAGGAGGGGAACAAAAAATGTCAGAGTATCCTCGCGAGAACGTACCTTTGTCGACTGTGTAGATAGGATTGACTATGGTGGTGGATGGAAAGAGTTGCTGCTGTCGTTACTTGGAATGAAGCTGAATCCAAGGAGGTTACTCGAAGTTCTTGAAAATCGCGGTAACCAATATCTCATTCGACGAGTTGGATTTGTTTTGGATTTGCTGAGGAATCACTCCTCGTCATATTCTATGTTTGATGCTGCTACTATGGAGAAGTTTTTCGAATTGGTTGACGGAGCTCGTCGGTATTTATTGAGAGATTCTGAATCGGACCATGGTTATAGTCCAGATACGGAGCTCAACCGACGGTGGTTGCTATATGTACCTGCTAATTTTGAGAGTCGCTATTTCGGGATGATTTAGTATTGGCTTTGCATATATCGAGACGGTCCTGAATTATTAGGCTCCAACCACCTTTTTCAAAAGCCCGATTTCAGCTGATGGAAATGGATGAATAAATGCATGGCAACTGAGCAAATAATATGTCAGGTCACAAAATACTAAAACGAAACTGCGAGACAAA
The window above is part of the Candidatus Lokiarchaeota archaeon genome. Proteins encoded here:
- a CDS encoding radical SAM protein, whose amino-acid sequence is MEPNMWRFTRPDSRKVWNNPDAKERLSRYRAIIDDSKWAKYLLTKDVEADVDLSESTEQLWAVHDQLSEEFQDYIDVVDGGEERKNQANPPEQSFLDLKIELAYQILQNCHFCERKCGADRTKDEKGWCKLGEESRVSSAFLHTGEEAPLVPSGTIFFASCCFGCVFCQNYDISTNPNNGRAVSPEGVASIAERLHDDGALNINYVGGDPIPNTHTIIASMQHQESNVTQLWNSNLYCSEDTMKLLFDVIDVWLPDFKYGNNECGNRLSGVTRYFDVVSRNHAIAYDSGEVIVRHLVMPNHVDCCSIPILEWIAENIPQCMVNIMGQYRPQHKVTRQQERFSDIARPVNRQEMQRVFDKADELGICWRPVS
- a CDS encoding NYN domain-containing protein, translated to MVVLELDRAAVLIDLGYLAKILKYCFGEPRINFEEFSDLICGDKERLRTFVYDSNPYVSPEPTEDEKNRAANHDRFVKSINGLSRFEVRLGKTAHNPQTGNFFQRGVDVLFTVDLMRLSWDKQINTAFLVTGDSDFIPAIISAKKAGVLIILYYRDCYDPQGRPMSRATDELLDACDETRLIEEELIEDCKF